One genomic window of Tenacibaculum tangerinum includes the following:
- a CDS encoding alpha-2-macroglobulin family protein gives MKKTTPILLMILFSSLTYAQENYNNLWEKVRQLESENLTKSALQVVNTIYTKAEKSNNAPQIIKSLLYKSKYSLILEEDAQLQIIHNFKQHINKSDFPSKNILESMLANLYWQYFNQNRWKFYDRTKTQQKVAVDDFRTWDLNTLFTEIHKHYQQSLENELQLKATNVRTFKDIIYTEVDSEKYRPTLFDFLAHNALEFYETPETNITKPNYQFKINDTSYLTSAKNFSTLNLNTKDETSLQFNALKIYQKLISFHIKNNHLKALTDVDIQRLQFVNKHATFNNKEEVLLQTLKTSVSNLKNNEVSGLYRYEIASVYLKQANLYTAEKNEDFRFKNKEALAICNKIMEQFPKSFAAEKANILQQQITATSLSIVSEKIVPIQAHSRLLITYNNIDKLYFSAYKIDHKQLEELQNMYREVNRFNFIKKLTKVTSWNSSLRNENDYLPHTTEVVVPKLPQGNYILVAHQNPTFNSTSLYGTTSVQVTNLTLIENDSKGVKTYQVLDRNTGEPIKNAELLLQNKKHRYGQSIRKKLTTDENGFAYFKSNTSYSNVYVTVTTKNDAAVFGNYYLNKYQKPATKTANNEYTSIKPFVFTDRSIYRPGQTVYFKTIFIQKQGEKTIPFTNEPVQITLHDVNGEAVKTLDIQLNEYGSGSGEIIIPNTGLTGEYWFSIDESETQESKFYDSVDFDFEREEYIARISVEEYKRPKFKTEFNPITKTYKLNDSITINGLAKAYAGSTITNAKVVYRVYRKVKYPIWWYWRRPQFTSEAQEITHGELFTDTQGNFSITFKALPDESVNRENLPVFEYEVSADVTDVNGETRSATTVVKVGYHALLANIQIPSTIQKSEKETTIKISSNNLNGEFVGAKGVVKIHKLQAPKNPLRKRPWETPDYQDISETEFRKLFPHDAYTSEEENTENWKKGALVFEQHFDTQKSKEIVLDNYKKWISGKYLITLESEDQFGQKVTDKALFTVSDITEKKVVDKQLFSYKTNKTSYKPNDIVELHVGSASKDMTIVLQVEKNYTILNTKLIHVSNNLKTIKIPVTKEDVGGFVVKYYFVKYNSFVSGTIPISVANEQETIAIETHTFRDKLQPGTQETWSFTIKNDHSNKVTAEVLASMYDVSLDEFKPNHWEFTPIETLTYSPYGSSANAYQSFGNEHFRISNTAHPSSFRTQRYDQLNWFGFYFGRNRNMYPKALAMSTRIAPSPEREIAVEEEATLGAPANLLDEMVVTAYGVQKAEEEKEEKVSLDGVQIRKNLQETAFFYPHLQTDENGNVTFSFTTPEALTRWKLQLLAHTKELQSASKTLTTVTQKELMVIPNAPRFLREGDQITFSTKIANIADKNLQGTAQLTLTDAITGEEINLLNNSSKNQSFSVDANGNTNVSWHLSIPDSYQAIQYKIVAKAGAFSDGEQNVLPVLSNRMLVTETLPLWVRSNQSKTFTLDKLKNQTSTTLNHHKLTLEVTSNPAWYAVQALPYLMEYPYECSEQTFARYYANALASHIVNSNPRIQEVFNTWKSSDALLSNLEKNQELKSLLIQETPWLRDAQSETEQKKRIALLFDMNTMQNAQQNTMNKLLQMQLNNGGFPWFKGNDYPNIYITNHIATGFGHLQKLGITFNTEATTALIKKSVHFLDAEIEDMYKRLLKNAERIKAEKGQKEYTKYLEKNHLNYFIIQYLYMRSFYNHIDISSSFKTAVAYYKNQTTTYWKEFNLYGKGQIALQQFRSGNTAVATKILNSLRENSITSDELGMYWKENQPSWYWHQAPIETQSLLIEAFSEIENDTKTVDNLKIWLLKNKQTNRWKTTKATTEAVYALLLQGSDWISVTDMVAVTVGTKTISPTKLENTKIEAGTGYFKTSWSGAEITSDMSTVNITKKGKGIAWGGLYWQYFEDLDKITSAKTPLQLSKKLFKKVNTHTGKELQELTENTPLKVGDLLTVRIELRL, from the coding sequence ATGAAAAAAACAACCCCGATTCTATTAATGATTTTATTTTCGTCACTGACGTATGCTCAAGAAAACTATAACAATTTATGGGAAAAAGTTCGTCAGTTAGAGTCAGAAAACTTGACCAAATCAGCCTTACAAGTGGTCAACACTATTTATACCAAGGCCGAAAAAAGCAACAATGCTCCTCAAATTATAAAATCGTTATTGTACAAGAGTAAATATTCTTTAATTTTAGAAGAAGATGCTCAGTTACAAATTATACATAATTTTAAACAGCATATTAACAAAAGTGATTTTCCTTCAAAAAACATACTAGAAAGTATGTTAGCCAACCTTTACTGGCAATACTTTAATCAAAACAGATGGAAGTTTTACGATCGTACAAAAACACAACAGAAAGTTGCTGTAGATGATTTTAGAACTTGGGATTTAAACACCCTTTTTACTGAAATTCATAAGCATTATCAGCAATCTCTAGAGAACGAATTACAACTAAAAGCAACTAACGTTCGCACTTTTAAAGACATTATTTATACTGAAGTAGACTCTGAAAAGTACCGCCCTACCTTATTTGACTTTTTAGCGCATAATGCCTTAGAATTTTATGAAACTCCCGAAACCAACATTACTAAGCCTAATTATCAATTTAAAATTAACGACACTTCCTACCTAACTAGCGCTAAGAACTTTTCTACCTTAAACCTTAACACTAAAGATGAGACATCCTTACAGTTTAATGCACTAAAAATCTACCAAAAACTAATCAGTTTTCATATAAAAAACAACCATCTTAAGGCACTTACCGATGTAGATATTCAACGATTACAATTTGTAAATAAACACGCAACTTTTAATAACAAAGAAGAGGTATTGTTACAAACACTAAAAACATCGGTTAGTAATTTAAAAAACAACGAAGTTAGCGGATTGTACCGTTATGAAATAGCGAGCGTTTATCTTAAACAAGCCAATTTATATACAGCTGAAAAAAATGAAGACTTTCGTTTTAAAAACAAAGAAGCCCTTGCTATTTGTAATAAAATAATGGAGCAGTTTCCTAAAAGTTTTGCTGCCGAAAAAGCGAACATTTTACAACAACAAATTACAGCTACATCGCTGAGTATTGTTTCTGAAAAAATTGTTCCTATTCAAGCGCATTCTAGGCTATTAATTACCTATAACAATATTGATAAATTATACTTCTCAGCTTATAAAATTGACCATAAACAATTAGAAGAGCTTCAAAATATGTATCGAGAAGTAAACCGTTTTAACTTTATAAAAAAACTTACAAAAGTTACTTCATGGAATAGCAGCTTACGAAACGAAAACGATTATTTACCACATACTACTGAGGTGGTAGTTCCAAAACTTCCACAAGGAAATTATATACTTGTAGCACATCAAAACCCTACGTTTAATAGCACCTCTTTATATGGCACAACCAGTGTACAAGTAACCAATTTAACCTTAATTGAAAATGATAGCAAAGGGGTAAAAACCTATCAAGTACTCGATAGAAACACAGGAGAGCCTATTAAAAATGCTGAATTGTTGTTACAAAATAAGAAACACAGGTATGGACAATCGATTCGCAAAAAATTAACAACCGACGAAAACGGATTTGCTTATTTTAAAAGTAACACCAGTTACAGCAATGTATACGTTACCGTTACCACCAAAAATGATGCCGCTGTATTTGGCAATTATTACCTAAACAAATATCAAAAACCAGCTACCAAAACCGCAAACAACGAATATACAAGCATAAAACCTTTTGTTTTTACAGATAGAAGTATTTACAGACCTGGGCAAACGGTATATTTTAAAACTATTTTTATTCAAAAACAAGGAGAAAAAACCATTCCTTTTACCAATGAACCTGTACAAATAACCTTACACGACGTAAATGGTGAAGCTGTAAAAACACTCGATATACAACTAAACGAATACGGCTCTGGATCTGGAGAAATTATAATTCCAAATACAGGATTGACGGGTGAATATTGGTTCTCTATTGATGAAAGTGAAACACAGGAAAGTAAATTTTACGACTCTGTAGATTTTGATTTTGAAAGAGAAGAGTATATCGCTCGCATTTCGGTAGAAGAATACAAACGCCCTAAGTTTAAAACTGAATTCAACCCCATTACAAAAACGTATAAATTAAACGATAGTATTACCATAAACGGATTAGCAAAAGCCTATGCTGGGTCAACAATTACAAATGCCAAAGTAGTGTATCGCGTATACCGTAAAGTAAAGTATCCGATTTGGTGGTACTGGCGTAGACCTCAATTTACTTCAGAAGCGCAAGAAATTACGCATGGTGAGTTATTCACTGATACGCAAGGCAACTTTTCAATCACGTTCAAAGCCTTACCCGATGAAAGTGTAAACAGAGAAAACTTACCTGTTTTTGAATATGAAGTTTCTGCCGATGTAACCGATGTGAATGGAGAGACCCGTTCGGCAACCACCGTTGTAAAAGTAGGTTATCACGCCCTACTTGCCAACATACAAATTCCATCAACCATTCAAAAATCAGAAAAGGAAACTACCATTAAAATTTCAAGCAACAACTTAAACGGTGAGTTTGTTGGGGCAAAAGGAGTTGTTAAAATTCACAAACTACAAGCACCTAAAAATCCGCTACGTAAAAGACCTTGGGAAACTCCAGACTATCAAGATATTTCAGAAACAGAATTTAGAAAACTATTTCCTCATGACGCCTATACTTCTGAAGAAGAAAATACAGAAAATTGGAAAAAAGGAGCCTTGGTTTTTGAGCAACACTTTGATACTCAAAAGTCGAAAGAAATTGTACTCGACAACTATAAAAAATGGATTTCTGGAAAGTATCTAATCACTTTAGAATCAGAAGATCAATTCGGACAAAAAGTAACCGACAAAGCACTTTTTACAGTAAGTGATATTACCGAGAAAAAAGTAGTAGATAAACAACTGTTTTCTTATAAAACGAACAAAACAAGTTACAAACCTAATGATATTGTAGAATTGCATGTTGGTTCTGCTTCAAAAGACATGACTATAGTCCTTCAAGTAGAAAAAAACTATACCATTCTAAACACCAAACTCATTCATGTAAGCAACAACCTGAAAACAATTAAAATCCCCGTTACAAAAGAGGATGTTGGTGGATTCGTTGTAAAATACTACTTTGTAAAGTACAATAGTTTTGTAAGTGGTACCATTCCTATTTCGGTTGCAAACGAACAAGAAACCATTGCTATTGAAACTCATACATTTAGAGATAAATTACAACCTGGAACTCAAGAAACATGGAGTTTTACCATTAAAAACGACCATAGCAATAAGGTTACTGCCGAAGTACTCGCAAGTATGTACGACGTTTCTCTAGATGAATTCAAACCAAATCATTGGGAGTTTACCCCTATTGAAACCCTAACATATTCTCCATACGGAAGTAGCGCTAACGCATACCAAAGTTTTGGAAACGAACATTTTAGAATTTCAAATACTGCACACCCCTCTTCATTTAGAACACAACGATATGACCAATTAAATTGGTTTGGATTCTACTTCGGAAGAAATAGAAATATGTATCCAAAAGCTTTAGCAATGAGCACTAGAATAGCTCCTTCTCCAGAAAGAGAAATCGCCGTTGAAGAAGAAGCTACTCTAGGTGCTCCAGCAAATTTATTAGATGAAATGGTTGTAACTGCTTATGGTGTTCAAAAAGCAGAAGAAGAAAAAGAAGAAAAAGTTTCTTTAGACGGAGTACAAATTCGTAAAAACCTACAAGAAACAGCATTCTTCTATCCACACTTACAAACAGATGAAAACGGAAATGTAACCTTTAGTTTTACGACTCCAGAAGCCTTAACACGTTGGAAATTACAATTACTAGCACACACCAAAGAATTGCAATCGGCAAGCAAAACACTCACGACTGTAACTCAAAAAGAATTGATGGTTATTCCGAATGCTCCGAGATTTTTAAGAGAAGGCGACCAAATAACTTTTAGTACTAAAATTGCAAACATCGCTGATAAAAACTTACAAGGAACAGCACAACTTACACTAACCGATGCGATTACTGGAGAAGAAATCAACTTGTTAAACAACTCTTCTAAAAACCAGTCTTTTTCTGTTGACGCTAACGGAAATACCAATGTGTCTTGGCACCTTTCTATTCCCGATAGCTACCAAGCAATTCAATATAAAATTGTTGCAAAAGCAGGAGCTTTTTCTGACGGAGAACAAAACGTATTGCCTGTTTTATCGAACCGAATGTTGGTTACAGAAACCTTGCCGCTTTGGGTTCGTTCTAATCAATCTAAAACATTTACATTGGATAAGTTAAAAAATCAGACTTCGACTACGCTCAATCACCATAAACTTACATTAGAAGTAACCTCCAATCCAGCTTGGTATGCCGTACAAGCCTTACCGTATTTAATGGAGTATCCGTATGAATGTAGCGAACAAACCTTTGCCCGTTATTATGCAAACGCACTGGCGAGTCATATCGTAAATTCAAACCCGAGAATTCAAGAAGTTTTCAATACTTGGAAATCTTCAGATGCTTTGCTGAGCAACTTAGAAAAAAATCAAGAATTAAAATCGTTGCTCATTCAAGAAACTCCATGGTTGCGTGATGCGCAGTCAGAAACCGAGCAAAAGAAACGTATTGCCTTGTTATTTGATATGAACACCATGCAAAATGCACAACAAAACACCATGAACAAACTGCTACAAATGCAATTAAATAATGGTGGTTTCCCTTGGTTTAAAGGCAATGATTATCCCAACATATACATTACAAACCATATTGCTACTGGTTTCGGGCATTTACAAAAGTTAGGCATCACTTTTAACACTGAAGCTACTACAGCACTCATAAAAAAATCAGTGCATTTTTTAGATGCTGAAATTGAGGATATGTACAAAAGACTACTAAAAAATGCTGAACGTATTAAGGCTGAAAAAGGACAAAAAGAATACACCAAGTATTTAGAGAAAAACCACCTAAACTATTTCATCATTCAATATCTATACATGCGTTCTTTTTATAATCATATCGATATTAGCAGTTCATTTAAAACCGCTGTAGCTTATTATAAAAACCAAACAACCACCTATTGGAAAGAATTTAATTTATATGGAAAAGGACAAATTGCCTTACAACAATTTAGAAGCGGTAACACAGCTGTGGCTACCAAAATTTTAAATTCTTTAAGAGAAAACAGTATTACTTCTGATGAGTTAGGAATGTACTGGAAAGAAAATCAACCTAGTTGGTACTGGCATCAAGCGCCTATTGAAACACAATCGTTATTAATTGAAGCCTTTTCAGAAATTGAAAATGATACCAAAACTGTTGACAACCTAAAAATATGGTTGTTAAAAAATAAACAAACCAACCGTTGGAAAACTACCAAAGCTACCACCGAAGCTGTGTATGCCTTATTATTACAAGGTAGTGATTGGATTTCGGTAACCGATATGGTCGCTGTAACCGTCGGAACAAAAACTATCAGTCCAACCAAATTAGAAAATACAAAAATCGAAGCAGGTACTGGTTATTTTAAAACATCATGGAGTGGTGCTGAAATTACAAGTGATATGAGTACCGTTAACATTACTAAAAAAGGAAAAGGTATCGCTTGGGGTGGTTTGTATTGGCAGTATTTTGAAGATTTAGATAAAATTACCTCAGCAAAAACGCCACTACAATTAAGTAAAAAACTATTTAAAAAAGTAAACACTCATACGGGTAAAGAACTTCAAGAACTCACTGAGAACACACCACTAAAAGTAGGCGATTTGCTTACTGTTAGAATTGAACTTCGTCTCTGA
- a CDS encoding UDP-N-acetylmuramate--L-alanine ligase, whose product MKIHFIAIGGSAMHNLAIALQQKGYQVTGSDDTIHDPSKTRLANKNLLPDAFGWFPEKITTDLDAVILGMHAKKDNPELLKAQELGVTIYSYPEFLYKQSKDKTRVVIGGSHGKTTITSMILHVLNYHDMQVDYMVGAQLEGFDTMVHLTNDNEFMVLEGDEYLSSPIDMRPKFHLYQPNIALLSGIAWDHINVFPTFENYVEQFSIFTDSLTNGGIMVYNEEDKVLKEIVEKSNHPIKKYPYKTPTYFIDNGITYLETPEGDLPLEIFGEHNLQNLAGAKWICQHMGVDEDAFYEAIASFKGASKRLEKIAENSSSVVFKDFAHSPSKVAATTVAVKNQYSNRRLLTCLELHTYSSLNADFLSEYKGALDKADIAVVFYSPHAVKIKQLEAVSKAQIAEAFEHDDLIIYTNPQEFKEFLFSQHLENTVLLLMSSGNYGGLDFDEVKGLI is encoded by the coding sequence ATGAAAATTCACTTTATAGCCATCGGCGGTAGCGCAATGCATAACTTAGCAATCGCATTACAACAAAAAGGATACCAAGTAACAGGAAGTGATGACACGATTCACGATCCGTCTAAAACTCGATTAGCGAATAAAAACTTGTTGCCCGATGCCTTTGGTTGGTTTCCAGAAAAAATAACAACCGATTTAGATGCTGTAATTTTAGGAATGCATGCTAAAAAAGACAATCCTGAATTGTTAAAAGCACAAGAGTTAGGTGTTACAATTTATTCATATCCTGAATTTTTGTACAAACAGTCTAAAGACAAAACTCGTGTGGTTATAGGGGGTTCTCATGGAAAAACAACCATTACGTCTATGATTTTACATGTGCTGAATTACCACGATATGCAGGTAGATTATATGGTAGGAGCACAGCTAGAAGGTTTTGATACGATGGTGCATCTTACTAATGACAATGAATTTATGGTTTTAGAAGGAGACGAGTATTTGAGTTCTCCGATAGATATGCGTCCGAAGTTTCATTTGTATCAACCCAATATTGCCTTATTGAGTGGAATTGCTTGGGATCATATCAATGTGTTTCCAACGTTTGAAAATTATGTTGAGCAGTTTTCAATTTTTACTGATTCTTTGACAAATGGGGGTATTATGGTATATAATGAAGAAGATAAGGTACTGAAAGAGATTGTGGAAAAATCAAATCACCCGATAAAGAAGTATCCCTACAAAACACCTACTTATTTTATTGATAATGGAATTACTTACTTAGAAACTCCTGAAGGTGATTTACCATTGGAAATTTTTGGAGAACATAATTTGCAAAACTTAGCAGGAGCTAAATGGATTTGCCAGCACATGGGGGTTGATGAAGATGCCTTTTATGAGGCAATAGCTAGTTTTAAAGGAGCTAGCAAACGTTTAGAAAAGATAGCTGAAAATTCGTCATCAGTAGTGTTTAAAGATTTTGCGCATTCACCTTCAAAAGTAGCTGCGACGACGGTAGCGGTTAAAAATCAGTATTCAAATAGAAGGTTACTAACATGTTTAGAGTTACATACCTATTCGAGTTTAAATGCTGATTTTTTATCAGAATACAAAGGAGCTTTAGACAAAGCAGATATAGCGGTGGTGTTTTATTCTCCGCATGCGGTAAAAATAAAGCAATTAGAAGCCGTCTCAAAAGCACAAATAGCCGAGGCATTTGAACATGATGATTTGATTATTTACACCAATCCGCAAGAATTCAAAGAGTTTTTATTTAGTCAACACCTTGAAAATACGGTTTTATTACTGATGAGCTCTGGTAATTATGGAGGCTTAGATTTTGATGAGGTTAAAGGGTTAATTTAA
- a CDS encoding nucleotidyltransferase family protein: protein MKTKIIRRDIEGKSIVWFEDTNQYIIVEPLVAEILLLLHNKTNKQEIITHLFNQVNIPYQQAANLVTDIETLLISSNNRSISESTSIDKPNNFEIIKYYVVNNIVFKVSYATGKEAFLIHPKFAHLEVEKSTKTHHHFEVYSNANAISFTVDGVIIGTWNLKETHYFQGKFSMELVQKIHHKSEDEWMGVFHASAVSNGTNAILCLGDSGNGKSTSLALLQANGFTCLADDFVPIDATNKKIYSFPAAISIKKNSIKTLLPFYPNLETAKEYNFKNLNKIVRFLPPNTNNFSQQNPCKALLFIKYEPDSDLKIDKISKLHAFQQLVPDSWLSPSRENAEIFLDWFDKLPCYQLTYSDNEKMITTVKKSSQMNYKETLLFVGKCLTITHEIHNRVLVEEKIKANLVDWDAVVKLSTAHYVFPALYCNFKRVNFLAYLPTDLVEYMKHITDLNRERNQQIIEQAKEINELLRSNNITPVFLKGTGNLLEGLYEDIAERMVGDIDFIVSQEEYQPTIQILNDNNYVKVIESEYDFPSFKHHPRLQKKEKIAAVEIHKELLIEKYADEFNYEFVSKDSIHSDSINFLSYQNQLSLSIIAKQINDDGQFYNNISLRNAYDVFLLSKKVNPLEAISNYNKLFIPLNNFLAITRFTLNSETVTFKTDRHSSKAITLFNKGLIKPSKKTITRKKLFLQKRINIISKAFSNKEIRTWLFKRISDREWIRQKLIQLGLKKLKLTL, encoded by the coding sequence ATGAAGACTAAAATTATCAGACGAGATATTGAAGGCAAAAGTATTGTTTGGTTTGAAGACACTAATCAATACATTATTGTTGAACCATTGGTAGCAGAAATCCTTTTGCTATTACATAATAAGACAAACAAACAAGAAATAATTACACATTTATTTAATCAAGTTAACATTCCTTATCAACAAGCTGCTAATCTTGTTACTGATATTGAAACCTTACTGATATCATCTAACAACCGATCAATCTCTGAATCAACTTCAATAGACAAACCCAATAATTTTGAAATTATTAAATATTACGTTGTTAATAACATCGTATTCAAAGTGAGTTATGCTACAGGCAAAGAAGCTTTTTTAATACATCCAAAATTTGCACATTTAGAAGTTGAAAAAAGCACTAAAACACACCATCATTTTGAAGTATATAGTAATGCTAATGCTATTTCTTTTACGGTTGATGGAGTAATAATCGGAACGTGGAATTTGAAAGAAACACATTATTTTCAAGGAAAGTTTTCTATGGAATTAGTGCAAAAAATACATCATAAAAGTGAAGATGAATGGATGGGAGTTTTCCATGCCTCGGCAGTGAGTAATGGTACCAATGCTATTTTATGTTTGGGTGATTCTGGTAACGGGAAAAGTACTTCTTTGGCACTATTACAAGCCAATGGTTTTACCTGTTTGGCTGATGATTTTGTTCCTATTGATGCTACAAATAAAAAGATATATAGCTTTCCTGCCGCTATTTCTATTAAGAAAAACAGCATTAAAACCTTGCTCCCCTTTTACCCTAACCTTGAAACAGCCAAAGAATACAATTTTAAAAACCTGAATAAAATTGTTCGATTCTTACCTCCAAACACCAACAACTTTTCACAGCAAAATCCGTGTAAAGCGTTGCTATTTATAAAGTATGAACCCGATTCCGATTTAAAAATTGATAAAATATCAAAGCTCCATGCCTTCCAACAATTGGTACCCGATTCTTGGTTATCACCTAGCCGAGAAAATGCCGAAATTTTCTTAGATTGGTTCGATAAGCTACCCTGTTATCAGCTGACCTATTCTGATAATGAAAAAATGATTACAACGGTAAAAAAATCTTCACAGATGAATTATAAAGAGACCCTGCTATTTGTTGGAAAATGTTTAACAATTACTCACGAAATACACAATCGCGTATTGGTTGAAGAAAAAATAAAAGCTAATTTAGTAGATTGGGATGCGGTTGTAAAACTTAGTACCGCTCATTATGTTTTTCCTGCTCTGTACTGCAACTTCAAACGTGTGAATTTTTTAGCCTATCTGCCTACAGATTTAGTTGAGTATATGAAACATATTACCGATTTAAACAGAGAACGCAATCAACAGATTATTGAGCAAGCCAAAGAAATTAATGAACTATTGCGCTCTAACAACATCACTCCTGTTTTTCTAAAAGGAACTGGTAATTTATTAGAAGGACTCTATGAGGATATTGCCGAACGTATGGTAGGTGATATCGATTTTATTGTTTCTCAAGAAGAATACCAGCCTACAATTCAAATTTTAAATGATAATAACTATGTAAAAGTTATTGAATCTGAATATGATTTTCCTTCTTTCAAGCACCATCCTAGACTTCAAAAGAAAGAAAAAATAGCTGCTGTAGAAATACACAAAGAACTTTTGATCGAAAAATATGCAGACGAGTTTAATTATGAGTTTGTATCAAAAGATTCAATTCACAGCGATTCTATTAATTTTTTAAGTTACCAAAATCAACTTAGTTTATCTATCATTGCTAAGCAAATAAATGATGATGGACAGTTCTATAATAACATATCTCTGAGAAATGCTTATGATGTTTTTTTACTTTCAAAAAAAGTGAATCCCTTAGAAGCTATTAGCAATTACAATAAACTATTTATTCCTTTAAATAATTTTTTAGCCATCACAAGATTTACTTTAAACTCTGAAACTGTTACATTCAAAACTGATAGACATAGTTCAAAAGCTATTACTTTGTTTAATAAAGGACTGATAAAACCATCTAAAAAAACAATTACTAGAAAGAAGCTTTTTTTACAAAAAAGAATCAACATCATTTCTAAAGCTTTCTCAAACAAAGAAATAAGAACTTGGTTATTCAAAAGAATATCAGATAGAGAATGGATACGTCAAAAATTAATTCAACTTGGTTTAAAAAAACTTAAATTAACCCTTTAA